The genomic interval TCAACAATGATGACAAAACAGTTGTAATAAAAATCCGTTCTTACAGGTATGACTCCAACATGGGGATTTTGAGAGCAGATAGAGAGTAGAAATGATCTGTCAACTCATCACATGTAAAGACATCCACAACTTCACAGTAATCTGCCAATATTTTACACTTTGTTGATCATATTACTTTACTTCTTTACTATCATTTAGCCTGCTTGCAATGGTAAGTGCCACGGCCTCATTCATACCACATCTATGCCATGGCTGCACTGtacttaaaacaaaacaacataaaatgaTATGCCGCTAAGTGCTGCATTTATTTTGgatacagagaaaaaacactgtgaagaaaaaaactgaaaaaaatgtgaagatgGGTgcgccagtggcctagtggttagtctGCATGCCCCGTGTACAGAAGCTGTGGTCCTCAAAACAGTGTTCCTGGGATCAAGTCTGACCTACAGCTCCTTTGCAACGTGTCATTCTGCACTCTTCTCTgaatttccaactctatccacagCCCTGACGCTCAAAtaaacccaaaaataaatctgactcAAAAATCATGGGTCATGGTACAGGATTAGTGAGCTGTTTGGTAACTgtcaacagattttttaaaacgtTCTAGGAACAAGAAATGTCCTTTGTTGAAGTGCCCTCTTGAGGAGAAACTCAATAACTGCATGCATGTGTAAGCACGTCCACAAGCAGAGCGTAAAATGGGAGTTCTCTATCATATTGGTATATGATATCAACCCCTCCCCTATGTTACACTCTTTGTGAGGACACAAACCTTGCTGAAATGTAATACCCATCACTCCAGTTGTGGTCTATTATGTGTTGTCAAAAACTGGGGCATGATAATGTTTCTTCCCAGAAACAACGTCTACCagctctgcatttttctttccaCTTACAATGATGTCCATTACAGCTTATTCTGTGGCTCTGCAATTTAAAAGTTGGACCATGTTTGGTTTTACTTGCTGGCTGTTTTTCCTGCTTCTTGGAACTGCATTTGTTGGTAAGGAATTTAAACTGTCACATGAGGActcatttataataaaaaaaaaactaaacccAACTTTAGTTTTCTAACTGgataaaactgaaaacaagacCATCATCACAGGTACTGCTCTTGTTGATTCTATAAATGTGATTAGTATTGTTCTTCACTTGTTTCAGTAATGTAACCAAAGGGTTTAAAGTGTCATGACGACCGTGATgttgtcaaagaaaaaaagggggaaaaaatagtGAAAACAGATTTCTGAACAATGCTTATTGTAGGATTAGAGATACTGTTTTGCAATGGTATTATATCTGGTTCTCAGGTTTATTGCGGGAGGCTGAGCCGCAGAGAGGGACCGACTCATTGGAGGATCAACCACTCCTTCAGAATTCCTTCACTACAGGTTATCAGTGTTTCTGTTTATGTAAGGAGGAAACTAGGTCAAGTTAATATAATTGAATCCTATTAGCAAAATCATGATAcatttaataatacaaaaacCCAAATGATCGTAAATACAATAAGTGTCCTGTCTTTTTGGTTCCAGTCTTTCCTGTTTTGCAGAGTCCACATGACACCAGCATGCCAACAAACAATGtcggaagaagaagaagaagtgacaaTAGTGATAGTGTGGCTCACACTGAAGACTCTGCTTTGCCTCCAAACATTCTGACTGTCTCTCATCTTTCTTCTCTCAGACATCTGGTGTCTGACAAGAAAATCACAGGTTGAGCTATTTGCCCTATTTGAACTGAAACAGTATGATAACAAAACAATCTATATCTTTAATAGGCAGATGCATACACTCTGACAAAGTCACTTCAACTGTTTCACTGCACCTTAGTGTCAGATTGGTACAGACACAAACTATTAGCGCTATTAATCCTGTAAAAAGGTTAATTCCACACTAATATTAGCTGCATTCAACAGAGAACCGAGTCTTGTCAGCTCTAATCGTGCTCACAATGGGAAAGAAAAGCTTTGTCACATGCCTTTTTGGTGTACCACTGCTGGGCGACATTTTaaccacaagatggcagcaaaAGAAGGGAAATGATTTTGGCTTGCTtgctactttaaaaaaacagattattttccCTATTCACTGTTCACTCTTTTTCCATAGTTTTTATGAATGTGTAGTGGCAATATTGTTACCAATCAGATTGTGGAACTGAGACCCTAGTTTTCTGTCAAATGACCGTCTATACCCTCCAAGACACTCCACAGTGTGTTTTAAATAAGCTTAGAGAGAAGCATCACTTAGCATTAAGCTTTATGAACAAAGTATATTGATCAGATGAAACTCAAGGTTTACTTCTCAAATGCAGCAAATATTGTTCAGAaacagtgagagacagaggcagaataTAGCCTTAAGGGTTTCATAAACTCAATCTGGATTTTCATTGTAATGTGAACATGTTGCCATGCATTGTTTTCCAGAGCAGGGGATGGTCTGAATCAACGAATCAAAGTCAAGAGTCAGTatcaacttttgtttttgtaacgCAAAATCAATATTAATCACCTTATTGGGGTTAACCCTCAGATTATATTACAATTAGGCTTTTATAAAACGTCTGATTGTTAAATTATGGAAAGCATTTTAAAGCAATTATACTGATTACAAGAAATTACGAAACAATTGTAATCTGCTTGTGGTTATTTGTTGAATAATTCATAATTCCTTCATGAGAACACAAACGGCAGGGGGAGTGCAGTTGAAGCCGTAAacttatttttctctgttgtttgtttttttgtaaggggACTTGGAACTACTCAGGGATGAAATGACAAACTTAAGCATAACTTGCTAAAATGTGAAATTTACACAGCAAATAGTCACTGTTTATCATTctcattaaagctcctgtgagtattttttaatggttatgagtcagactgaaattaatatggATGCCTacatgacctacaaaagcaaacaagaccatgaGGATCAATAATGATAATGTCTATAGTGTTATTGTTAATGCCTGTGACTGATGCCTTAGATATCAGATTAGTTGAACTGAACAACGAGAAACAGCCTGGTGACATTTATAACAAAGATTCTctatgagtgatacatttggccgttaaagaaagcaggatgacgtTTTTGTTTCAAAAAGAGATACTCAATGCGTTAACATGCAATTGCAAAACTCGATTTATTGTGTTAGTgtactaaaactggacttttgaaaggcatgtaaacatgttagtcaGGCTGGAATATTACTAAATGTTTCATAACTGGCTAAAAATTCTTCAAAGGAGCTTTAAGGCAGAGGCCTTTGTCTCATTTTTTGTAGTGATAAAgaaattatttgatttgatggAAATTATGACAATTCCGCTGAGGCTGCTTTCTCATTTAAACTTTTAGGCGCTTAaatgggttctttttttttttttttttttttgcagttcgCTTAGGTCTCCGTGTAATTCTTGCTGGTCCAAGTGACTTTCTTGACCCCgagctcctcctctccctggGCAAAGAGGTCAGCAGACTAACCAACAACTACACAACTTTAAAAGACTTTACATACAAACTGGGTTAATCCAatcaataaagacatttatttaaaatgtaaaaatgctcAAAGCTTTACCTTGTGGTACAGTATCTATTCAGGAAACATATGAGTGTGTTTAGTAGGGAGGGATTATAAATGTGATTATTATTGCAGAAGAGTTGCCTCAGGCAGTATGTTGGACTGTATTAACCTGACGAAGAAGTGCacagaaaaaacaccaaatcgATATTGAGTCAGTCTAAAGTTCAAAGGCTGAACGGAATTGCCTTTGGTCAGACTTTATCATGTATGCATCAGTAAACAATCAGGCAAGCCCACAGGGCTCTCTGTAGTTATGTAGTAAATTATCTGTCAACTTACAACCTCAGTGGAATTTAGCCTAAGTCTAACAGCAACTTATAATTTAACAACGGGCATAAGTGGATTAAAGGATTAGAATTTTCCACAGACTTCTGATGAAGTGTTTAAGGTTTCATGGTGAAAAGCATTTTTGATCTTAGAATGAAGTTAAGAAGTTGAAGTAGCAATTACGCCTCTGGAGAAAACATGCAAGTGAAGCTCTTGTGTTGAAGTTGGTGCTTATAATGTtccactctttttttgtttctttttgtctttgagaAGACAAGAATCTACAACACTGGTGGGAAGAATGGACTCTTTTCCATGAGAATAGTgggaataaagaaaatgacCCCAACATCctgatgtcatcatcattacAAGCATTCTTTGGATAATTTGATGGATGTTTGgatgtttaataaataaaaaaatctcgcTTTTCTTGAATTTAGTGAGACTAAGGTAATATAATTGTGCTTGTCATTGTCgttttgtgtttattcattaATTAAAGATTAACTTAATTATCGACTAGGATGTCTTACATGTGTGCTGCCGCTGACAGCTGGCCCCGCCCACCGACCCGGCCAGCAAATTGAAATCGACGCCGGCTCTTTTATGTGCACACCCCCCTACGGGTGTTTCTGATGACCGTTGGgaagttttttttgcactttcccGGTCACGGTGGTGGCAGTGATTGCTTTACGGTTGTTTGTAAATAATCCGGACACGCGCATCCGTAATTGCGTAAGGATGACAGACACGGCCTCCCTCGAGGACACTCTTCCCGAGGAGGACAAGGAGTTCGAGAGGATTGTCACTCTAATCGGAGGTAAAGAGAGGATTTATTTGGTGGGGGACGTGTGTGAAAGTAAAGAGGCAGACGGTGATGCCGCTGGAATAATGCAGGAGTTCGTCCGGGACATGTTTCCTGGCAGTCTGACCAACATAAACGGACATCCCACGTCCTCTCCGTCAAGCATCCACGTCGACACTGCAGGTGAAATTTGCAGCAACATAGAGAcggttaaaaatgattttccaTTGACACCAAGGCCTAAGGATTTGGATTTGAAAGCCAGTCCGGTAAAGGTGGAGAGAAAGAAGCAGCCGACGACGCTCAGTGACAAAGCTCGAAGAACAGCGGCGAGGAGGCTCAACATTTACAGCAAGAAGCGAACCATAGACTCTCCCCTCATAGTGTTCGTCTTCAGACAGACATTTGTGGTGAAACGTTCAAACGAACTGTGTTTAAGAGAGATCTTGAAGGACGTGAAAGCACGCACGAAACGCGCAGGAATCGCCCGACCTGCTCTGATTGGATTAATACGCACCAGACAGGAGAGCGACGAGACGCTTCAGTGTGCGCAAATCCTGGAGGGTCAGATCCGCTCTGTGTTTCACAAACATTCGCCTGAGTCAGTGTGGGTCGGCTGTTTCATCCCGAAGGCAGAAGCTAACATAAACAACATCAAGAAAAACGTCTGCAAAGTGATTCACTCATCTCAAACAGCAGGTGTAACACCATGTATTCTCTGAGTTTTAAGACGAATCAACAAACCACAGCAAACACTGTTATTGGTTATTGGGTCCTGTAACTAGTCCAGGATGATGTtaacatgctgtttttttctcttcactcaaatcccccttttttaAGCGGACCTCAGCAGGTCAAATCTTTGTTTACATGAAGTTTGGACTTTAGTGTGTTTAGTACCATGCAGATGCACCAAGTAGCCTATTTGGTAGCCAAAACGAACTACAGACACTCATTTGAAATACAAACCATCCACATACTTACTGAACATAAAGTGAACACGGATTTAGAGAAACATACAATCCATAagcaatacattttaaagcacattCAAATGATATCAAGGTATGGATAATACCTTTGCTAATGGTAAGATTATGGTCAACTCACAGTCTGAGTCACAGTGGGAGTTCCTACAGACCCTGTAGTGGTTTGAACACCACTATGTAGGTCAATCCATGTGACTCACTGGACCCAATTTTTTTGCACACACTTTTCTTCCCAGGCATGGCTGCAAAGGCCTGGGAACAAAGGGAGCAGTCATGAAACAATCAAGCCTTTAGATAAGCTGCCAAATTGTTAAAGGCCTATTATTGCCTTCCAGATAATACCAGGGATAGAGAGAAGCTCCTTTTCTGGCCACTTCAATGTTTGCTCTTGCCTCAGAGAGGGGGAGCCAGAAGCCAGCCCAACAACTCTTCCACCAGCAGGCGAAGAGGTAGAAGCGTCATCCCGTAGTTCAGTTTAGCTGAGGCACGGATGTAGGCTACTTCAGTCTGTCACAGGGTCAGCATGCTCACAAAACCATTTACGCTTCCTGGGTTTCTCTTTTGGATCAGATCCCATGAAGTGTACACTGTTAATCGAGTTAGACAACATGTGTTTGAAACTTTGCATATATAATATTGATGTATACTGGCTCAatttcaaagacacaaactatgttttattgtgtttcctgtttcttttttaaggtGAAACTGGAAGTATGGAGGAATGCATCCCTCTGAAAATCGTTTCCTTGCCTGCTGGACCTCCTGTGAAAGGGAAATCCGCGGGACAAGGCAGCTGATGTTATGACCCTATAACCCGTGGCTGCAGGCATATCACTGTAGACAAACATGTGATAACTGTGAAGAAAAATGTCTTATAGTACTACAGATCCGTATTAAATGTTACAGCATTTCTTCTTGGTGCTCGATATTTTCCACACTGAGCCAACATGAGTTGTGCCACTGTTGCCTTCTTtctgtttaaaataactttaaattgGTTGGATAAAAACTATTTCACGTAACTTTACattagtttttctttgtttgacatGGGCCtctatttctgtcatttttgtaaatgttaataCTCAGAGTGGACGCACTTGAATGCTCGCAGCAAAAGTGCTCTTTTAACATGAATCATTCTCCAGTTAAGGGGCCGGATAACCTTCAAGTAGCACTTAAAAGGTCCATTCTTACTGTGTCTGGTGAAGTTTGGGCTAATTTGATTCACGATTTATATCAGAATACAAATCAcctaaacaaaacataaaattgTATAACAAAGGCCAAAGGCAGTGGGAAACTGCTCCATGGGACCAAGGGGCCCAGCTAAATTCTTGCCTTAGGCACCCAGTAGCAAAGTGAATCCAACCTTTTTAATGCtaagtgaaaatgttttcaattttcAGCTTTCATGTATTACAGTTATGTGCCTTAGATGAATACTATTGAAATAACATTATCTGTAGGACTAATAGAATAAGTGCATAACTGCTTTCactttgtatgtatttataagACTAAGGTCTGCACATTcaacatgtaaataaacaaatttAACCCTGCTGCagtgtgcaactttttttttggaagggtTGTAACTTTATGGTTTTAAAGTAATTATTATAGGATTTAGGGAGACACGTTTGGGAAGCTTGTATTAATTCATTAATCACTGTACTGTATTTTTCTATTTCAACTACTAGCCTGATAGCCACACAGGTATCTTTAACATCGTCGTTTTTCATCAGCCGGTTTTCTTACCGACAGGCAAAAGGACTGACTCACGACTGGCAAGCTTACGCATAGCCTgtctataaataaatgcaatcaACGCTGCCTTTTTTTATAGTGACACAAACATTTGTGAATATTAtatgattgtattttttttaaacagcaaacTACTAAAAACTGATATATACTTTGAAGACAGAACCTCTAATGTTAATATTCTTATGTATTTTTGATCAGGCTTTAAAGAGGCTAGCATAGCCAGAGGTCCTTCAGAGGGGTGCATTGCTGTATTGGACAAAAAGAGGTTAGCGACGGCTGCGTTTGGTAATACAGTTTTGCTTTTGTATTACGGagactattttttatttctaatacCCCGAAATCTGCACGGAATCCCACCGTCTGAGGAGGGTCAACACAAACAATTATGATCACATCTGCCGGTAAGTTGAGTAAAGTGTATTATTGTGCTGCCATTGAATTAGCTGAGTCACAGAGCTAACTTAGCACTTAGCCTTCATCCTGTAATCTCTATTTCCACCAAAAAGCTAAACTTAAGAAAGACTTTTATTATgttcaatgtttgttttgtataaccacgcaacattttatttactgtctTGTCTTTTGTAGTGTAGTAATTCCGTTTAATGTAACGTAGTACTAAACATCGTAGTTTCCTTGTTATTCAGATACGAAAGTGATGCGTTCAAGTTCAGCTAAAATATAAGAATGACTGCTCATTACggagaaaacacagacaatcaAACACAATTATTTCAATTGTGCTGTCTCTGAAATGTCAGTTGTTGTTGAATAAGTCAAAAGCTTATATAAAGTAAAGCTTCACAAAGCTTAACTTTGAgctcattacaaaaaaaatcacatttgtgtattgataatgataatgtccaAATACATGAATGGAACCTGAAGTATAACACTTTCCTGTTATGGTGTATTTATCATGTAATAAGTGAATCTCTTCCCATGTCAGTATAGAAATGTAACACACAGCTAGATGTTGTTTTATCGGTATTAATCTTTGGATAATGAAGAATGGATATTAACTAAAACCTCTAatttaattctgttttcttttcttttttaaagctggaaTTATTTCTCTCCTCGATGAGGAGGAGCCACAGCTCAAGGTGAGAACCCCATGCAGAGAGTTTACCTCTTTGTAAATGGCTAGAAACAATTAAATATCATGTCAAACAgcactttttgtttatttgtatatgCACACACTTGTAAGTCACTGGTTACTCTTTAGTTCAGGGGTCTCCAACCATTTTtccatctgagagctactttcaaaaaatgaaagtggccaagggctacttgcatcaaatcgcttgcatttatttacatagctcagctgaattaagctactgtttgtacatgtgtgaaattgcaataagccaatgcttatcaataatcttaaattcacatcaatctccaagaaaacattagtacttcatacttgtttttatgggccaaatatatgaatattgggaagaggtgcatttaccgccgtcagatttttatttttaacacagtcggtcaacctataggcgagttactgaaaacctgcccgcgagctacccgtagctcccgagctacctgttggagacccctgctttaGATATTACTAATTACTCtgaaaatgttaagttaaaacTTTTAGGGTTAATGCAATACACACCACAGTCCAGTTTTTGGAAAAAGAGCTGTTTAAACTGTTGCTCCCAAACATAGTTGACTATAACTCTACATATTATATATCTACATATATAACTCTACTTATTAATGATggtaaatacagaaatattgtCTAATGTGTGTCtgcaaaaaatgtctttcactTGCAGGAGTTTGCTCTTCACAAGCTAGACTCCATTGTGAATGACTTCTGGGCTGAGATATCAGGATCAGTTGATAAAATGTAAGTATTGTTGATAGGCATCAATATAAGAATATTACTTTCTACCA from Labrus mixtus chromosome 3, fLabMix1.1, whole genome shotgun sequence carries:
- the LOC132965499 gene encoding uncharacterized protein LOC132965499 isoform X1, with protein sequence MTDTASLEDTLPEEDKEFERIVTLIGGKERIYLVGDVCESKEADGDAAGIMQEFVRDMFPGSLTNINGHPTSSPSSIHVDTAGEICSNIETVKNDFPLTPRPKDLDLKASPVKVERKKQPTTLSDKARRTAARRLNIYSKKRTIDSPLIVFVFRQTFVVKRSNELCLREILKDVKARTKRAGIARPALIGLIRTRQESDETLQCAQILEGQIRSVFHKHSPESVWVGCFIPKAEANINNIKKNVCKVIHSSQTADNTRDREKLLFWPLQCLLLPQRGGARSQPNNSSTSRRRGETGSMEECIPLKIVSLPAGPPVKGKSAGQGS
- the LOC132965499 gene encoding uncharacterized protein LOC132965499 isoform X2; translation: MTDTASLEDTLPEEDKEFERIVTLIGGKERIYLVGDVCESKEADGDAAGIMQEFVRDMFPGSLTNINGHPTSSPSSIHVDTAGEICSNIETVKNDFPLTPRPKDLDLKASPVKVERKKQPTTLSDKARRTAARRLNIYSKKRTIDSPLIVFVFRQTFVVKRSNELCLREILKDVKARTKRAGIARPALIGLIRTRQESDETLQCAQILEGQIRSVFHKHSPESVWVGCFIPKAEANINNIKKNVCKVIHSSQTAGETGSMEECIPLKIVSLPAGPPVKGKSAGQGS